A stretch of Candidatus Omnitrophota bacterium DNA encodes these proteins:
- a CDS encoding MerR family transcriptional regulator: MKNIYLLKDVAKISGHSAYTLKYYLKLGIIKEIGRSPDTNFRFFDDSTVDALSKIREMRLKNMSLKEIKNLLIWEGGV, translated from the coding sequence TTGAAAAACATATACCTATTAAAAGATGTTGCAAAAATTTCTGGCCATTCGGCCTATACCCTAAAGTATTATCTCAAACTCGGCATAATCAAAGAAATAGGCCGCTCCCCCGACACCAATTTCAGATTTTTTGACGATTCCACCGTAGATGCGCTTTCCAAAATCAGGGAAATGCGGCTCAAAAATATGAGCCTTAAAGAAATAAAGAATCTATTGATATGGGAAGGCGGGGTATGA
- a CDS encoding AAA family ATPase: MSYYEVLNIHKEPFSTSPDPYFFYRSSAHETAMSRLEIAVRLRRGLSLIIGDVGTGKTTLGRTLLQNFNQEDTFVFHMILDPTYKSEFQFLSSLGKMFGVPPHLKSTLDYRDAIEKYLFHKGVDENKTIILLIDEGQKLTPTFLEILRTLLNYETNEYKLLQLVILAQMEIMPKVKKIKNFFDRITLKYIINPLDEEETKDMIEFRLRQAGYNGPEGFFSDGAVKLIHEHTMGYPRKIAILCHNALEAAVMKDKRIIDEPIILDIIRNEVI; this comes from the coding sequence ATGAGCTATTACGAAGTGCTCAATATACATAAGGAGCCTTTTTCCACAAGCCCGGATCCGTACTTTTTTTACCGCTCCTCTGCCCACGAGACGGCTATGAGCCGGCTTGAGATAGCAGTGCGCTTGAGACGTGGCCTGAGCCTGATAATAGGCGATGTCGGCACCGGCAAGACGACACTTGGCAGGACACTGCTTCAAAATTTTAATCAAGAAGACACTTTTGTATTCCATATGATACTGGACCCCACATATAAGTCGGAGTTCCAATTTCTTTCAAGCCTGGGCAAGATGTTCGGCGTGCCGCCCCACCTTAAATCAACATTGGACTACAGGGACGCTATAGAAAAATATCTTTTCCATAAGGGCGTTGATGAAAATAAGACGATAATACTTTTAATAGACGAAGGGCAAAAGCTTACCCCGACATTTCTTGAGATATTGAGGACGCTGCTTAATTATGAGACGAATGAATATAAACTGCTTCAATTGGTCATATTGGCGCAGATGGAGATAATGCCGAAGGTCAAAAAGATAAAGAACTTTTTTGATAGGATCACCCTGAAATATATAATAAACCCTCTCGACGAAGAAGAGACAAAAGATATGATAGAATTCCGATTAAGACAGGCCGGATATAACGGCCCGGAAGGTTTTTTTTCGGACGGGGCGGTGAAACTCATACATGAACATACTATGGGCTATCCCAGAAAGATAGCGATACTATGCCATAATGCGCTGGAAGCCGCCGTGATGAAGGATAAAAGGATTATAGACGAACCGATAATATTGGATATCATAAGAAATGAGGTAATATAG